One Sinorhizobium mexicanum genomic region harbors:
- a CDS encoding HAD family hydrolase, whose protein sequence is MVASKTIVGILFDKDGTLLDYVKSWVPVNYELARIAAKGDEELARVLLQAGGMDPDSGYVAPDSLLAAGNTVEIATGMVGAGAPFTVEELTTLFDGLFAQSADYAVPVTDLGAFFAGLHAKGYRLGVASSDNERSIRETARRFGFDGYLHYVAGYDSGHGVKPEPGMVLGFCAATGLEPHQVAVVGDNNHDMHMGRSAGVGLTVAVLTGTGSRQSLAAASDHCLADITELEAVL, encoded by the coding sequence ATGGTCGCATCGAAAACCATCGTCGGCATCTTGTTCGACAAGGACGGGACACTTCTCGACTACGTGAAGAGCTGGGTGCCGGTGAACTACGAATTGGCGCGCATCGCGGCGAAGGGCGACGAGGAACTCGCGAGGGTGCTGCTTCAGGCGGGCGGAATGGATCCGGACAGTGGGTATGTTGCGCCCGACAGCCTGCTTGCCGCTGGCAATACCGTGGAAATCGCCACAGGCATGGTTGGCGCCGGCGCGCCCTTCACCGTCGAGGAATTGACGACGCTCTTCGACGGCCTCTTTGCGCAGTCCGCCGACTATGCCGTTCCGGTGACCGATCTCGGCGCCTTCTTTGCCGGCCTCCACGCGAAAGGTTATCGCCTCGGTGTCGCCTCGAGCGACAACGAACGGTCGATCCGGGAAACCGCCAGGCGCTTCGGTTTCGATGGTTACCTGCACTACGTTGCCGGCTACGACAGCGGTCATGGGGTCAAGCCGGAGCCGGGCATGGTGTTGGGTTTCTGCGCCGCGACGGGGCTGGAACCGCATCAGGTAGCGGTCGTCGGCGACAACAATCACGACATGCACATGGGGCGTAGCGCCGGCGTCGGCCTGACGGTCGCCGTGCTGACCGGTACAGGGTCGCGCCAATCTCTTGCCGCGGCCTCGGACCATTGCCTGGCCGACATCACGGAACTGGAGGCGGTGCTGTAG
- the mutL gene encoding DNA mismatch repair endonuclease MutL produces MIIKQLSETLINQIAAGEVLERPASAAKELIENALDAGATRIEIATAGGGKTLLRVTDNGGGMSPADLALAVQRHCTSKISDSLTDIRTLGFRGEALPSIGSVARLSITTRTAGANEGAAIAIAGGKTEAVRPSPANVGTVVEVRDLFFATPARLKFMKSEKAEAAAISEVVRRMAIAFPKVRFVLSGSDRTTLEFPATGEDRLARMAQVLGKDFRDNAIEIDAEREDARLTGFAGVPTFNRGNSLQQYVFVNGRPVQDKLILSAIRAAYAETIPQGRYPVAVLSIELEPALVDVNVHPAKSDVRFRDPGLIRGLLIGAIREALARGGDRAATTGASGMMRAFRPEMQRPPQPWTPAASPYRPIDFGETANGFAEAPQRAFVEFSQPSARSTAPAEETRVSDVTPPSFPLGAARAQLHENYIVAQTDDGLVIVDQHAAHERLVFETMRTALHSRPVPAQTLLIPEIVDLPEDDCERLMAHAEEFTRLGLAIERFGPGAIAVRETPAMLGEMDAVGLVRQLADELAEWDTANGLAGRLEYLAATMACHGSVRSGRRMRTEEMNALLRQMEATPGSGQCNHGRPTYIELKLSDIERLFGRS; encoded by the coding sequence ATGATCATCAAGCAACTTTCAGAAACGCTCATCAACCAGATTGCGGCCGGTGAGGTCCTCGAGCGGCCTGCCAGCGCGGCCAAGGAATTGATCGAGAATGCGCTCGACGCGGGCGCGACCAGGATCGAGATCGCGACGGCCGGCGGCGGCAAGACGCTGCTCAGGGTGACCGACAACGGCGGCGGCATGTCACCCGCCGACCTCGCCCTGGCCGTTCAGCGCCATTGCACCTCCAAGATCAGCGATAGCCTCACGGATATCCGGACCCTCGGCTTTCGCGGCGAGGCCCTGCCCTCGATCGGATCGGTCGCGCGCCTGTCGATCACGACGCGAACGGCCGGCGCCAACGAGGGCGCGGCGATCGCAATCGCAGGCGGGAAGACCGAAGCCGTGCGCCCGTCACCGGCCAATGTCGGGACCGTCGTCGAGGTGCGCGATCTTTTCTTCGCGACCCCCGCGCGGCTCAAATTCATGAAGTCGGAAAAGGCCGAGGCTGCCGCGATTTCCGAGGTCGTCCGCCGTATGGCGATCGCCTTCCCGAAGGTGCGCTTCGTACTCTCCGGCTCCGATCGCACGACACTTGAGTTCCCGGCCACCGGCGAGGACCGGCTGGCGCGGATGGCGCAGGTGCTCGGCAAGGATTTCCGCGACAATGCGATCGAGATCGACGCCGAACGGGAGGATGCCCGGCTTACGGGTTTTGCCGGCGTGCCGACCTTCAATCGCGGCAACTCGCTTCAGCAATATGTCTTCGTCAACGGCCGCCCGGTGCAGGACAAGCTCATCCTGTCTGCAATCCGCGCCGCCTATGCCGAAACCATCCCCCAAGGACGCTACCCGGTTGCCGTCCTGTCGATCGAACTCGAGCCGGCGCTCGTCGATGTCAATGTCCATCCGGCGAAGTCGGACGTCAGGTTTCGCGATCCGGGCTTGATCCGAGGGTTGCTTATCGGCGCGATCCGCGAGGCGCTCGCGCGCGGCGGAGACCGTGCCGCGACCACCGGCGCGAGCGGGATGATGCGTGCCTTCCGGCCGGAGATGCAGAGGCCGCCGCAACCCTGGACGCCTGCAGCCTCGCCCTACCGGCCGATAGATTTCGGCGAAACTGCGAACGGCTTCGCAGAGGCCCCGCAGCGAGCCTTTGTGGAATTCTCGCAGCCGTCGGCGCGTTCCACCGCTCCGGCCGAAGAAACACGCGTTTCTGACGTAACTCCGCCATCCTTCCCGCTCGGCGCCGCGCGTGCGCAGCTCCATGAGAACTACATCGTCGCGCAGACGGATGATGGCCTCGTCATCGTTGATCAGCACGCCGCGCATGAGCGCCTCGTCTTCGAGACGATGCGGACGGCGCTGCATTCCCGCCCGGTGCCCGCACAGACCCTGCTCATCCCGGAGATCGTCGATCTCCCCGAGGATGACTGCGAGCGACTGATGGCACATGCGGAGGAATTCACCCGCCTCGGCCTCGCGATCGAACGCTTCGGGCCGGGGGCGATCGCCGTACGCGAAACGCCGGCGATGCTGGGCGAAATGGATGCCGTCGGCCTGGTGCGACAGCTCGCCGACGAGCTTGCGGAATGGGATACGGCGAACGGCCTTGCGGGGCGCCTCGAATATCTCGCTGCGACGATGGCCTGCCACGGCTCGGTTCGCTCAGGCCGCCGGATGCGGACGGAGGAGATGAACGCGCTGCTTCGCCAGATGGAAGCAACACCTGGATCCGGCCAGTGCAATCATGGCCGGCCAACCTATATCGAGCTGAAGCTCTCGGACATCGAGCGTCTCTTCGGCCGCAGCTGA
- a CDS encoding putative bifunctional diguanylate cyclase/phosphodiesterase, with product MWRQVAGHEIIDVPHSVALLDELTGLGNGRHLRQTVCELAAERASDPAPFTIGLANLDGFKPINDLFGPEAGDQILRQVAHRLKACVPEGATVTRTKDDEFAFVLPLIFERKGAEKLGRVLKEVLSAPFDLGDRNVRLSASFGFAVYPFAGNSFEDLLKSADTALYRSKRRGRGQITVYSQEIAQEMKRATQIEQALRNAIIADQVDVHFQPIVDLRSDSVVGFEALARWCDADLGYVSPSIFVPLAEERGFIESLAETLLRKAAQAALSWPKELFLSFNLSSAQLMDPATSSRLLSIIHQVGFDPRRLELEITETAVMADADVAQKIVSELRAAGVRVSLDDFGTGQSSLGRLRDFSFDKVKIDRAFVSRISADRASEHIIKAIVSMCEGLELEVVAEGIEDFAEALKLKALGCGMGQGYFYGKPADAVATMRYLSDRYRDVAASR from the coding sequence ATGTGGAGGCAGGTCGCGGGGCATGAGATCATTGACGTGCCGCACTCGGTGGCGCTTCTTGATGAACTCACCGGCCTCGGCAATGGCCGGCATTTGCGCCAGACGGTTTGTGAACTTGCCGCGGAACGCGCGAGCGACCCGGCACCCTTCACCATCGGCCTTGCCAATCTCGATGGTTTCAAGCCGATCAACGACCTGTTCGGGCCGGAGGCCGGCGATCAGATCCTCCGCCAGGTCGCGCACCGTCTCAAAGCCTGCGTTCCGGAAGGTGCGACCGTGACACGCACCAAGGATGACGAGTTCGCCTTCGTGCTACCGCTGATCTTCGAGCGCAAGGGCGCCGAAAAACTGGGCCGGGTGCTGAAAGAGGTACTATCGGCTCCCTTCGATCTCGGCGACCGGAACGTGCGCCTGTCTGCGTCGTTCGGTTTCGCGGTCTACCCTTTCGCGGGCAACAGCTTTGAAGACCTGCTGAAGAGCGCCGACACCGCACTCTATCGGTCGAAGCGGCGCGGGCGTGGCCAGATCACTGTCTACTCGCAGGAGATCGCCCAGGAAATGAAACGCGCGACGCAGATTGAACAGGCGCTGCGCAACGCGATCATCGCCGACCAGGTCGATGTGCATTTCCAGCCCATCGTCGATCTTCGCAGCGATTCGGTCGTCGGCTTCGAAGCACTGGCAAGATGGTGCGACGCGGATCTCGGCTATGTCTCGCCCTCGATTTTCGTGCCGCTTGCCGAAGAGCGCGGTTTCATCGAGTCGCTGGCGGAAACGTTGTTGCGCAAGGCAGCGCAGGCGGCCCTGTCCTGGCCGAAGGAACTCTTCCTCTCCTTCAACCTGTCCTCGGCACAGCTGATGGACCCAGCGACCAGCTCACGCCTGCTGTCGATCATCCATCAGGTCGGATTCGACCCCCGCCGACTGGAACTCGAGATTACCGAGACAGCGGTGATGGCGGACGCAGATGTGGCGCAGAAGATCGTTTCCGAATTGCGGGCGGCCGGCGTGCGCGTGTCGCTCGACGATTTCGGGACGGGGCAATCGAGCCTCGGCCGGTTGCGCGATTTTTCCTTCGACAAAGTGAAGATCGATCGCGCCTTCGTTTCCCGTATCTCGGCCGACCGCGCATCGGAGCATATCATCAAGGCCATCGTTTCGATGTGCGAGGGGCTGGAGCTTGAAGTCGTCGCCGAAGGCATCGAGGATTTCGCCGAAGCGCTGAAGTTGAAAGCGCTCGGCTGCGGCATGGGGCAGGGCTATTTCTACGGCAAGCCGGCGGACGCCGTGGCGACGATGCGCTATCTTTCGGATCGCTATCGGGACGTTGCAGCATCCCGCTGA
- a CDS encoding 3'(2'),5'-bisphosphate nucleotidase CysQ has translation MSETARPLAPAWSEDLELILTAAIAAGDTALGYFRKTFDVHWKNEGRSPVSEADLAANDILKARLLGARPDYGWLSEETDDDESRLSRESVFVVDPIDGTRAFIAGRDLWCVSVAVVQRGQPVAAVLYAPALGEVFQATRDSEARKNGAAIAVRVPERHRTLKVAMAEDLVGRLASPYREEMVRIPHVPSLAYRLAMIADGRLDGTIVKKNSHDWDLAAADLILARAGGAVCGLDGLPLSYNRPIVTHGILGAASRPVLPALLAASRPLEPH, from the coding sequence ATGTCAGAAACAGCCCGACCGCTCGCGCCCGCCTGGAGCGAGGACCTTGAGCTAATCCTCACTGCGGCGATCGCCGCGGGCGACACGGCGCTCGGATATTTTCGCAAGACCTTTGACGTACACTGGAAGAACGAGGGGCGCTCTCCGGTGAGCGAGGCGGACCTCGCCGCCAACGACATCCTCAAGGCAAGGTTGCTTGGTGCGCGGCCCGATTACGGCTGGCTTTCCGAGGAGACCGATGATGACGAGAGCCGCCTCTCCCGGGAGAGCGTCTTCGTGGTCGACCCCATTGATGGGACCCGCGCCTTCATCGCCGGCCGTGACCTTTGGTGTGTGAGCGTCGCCGTCGTCCAGCGCGGCCAGCCCGTTGCGGCCGTGCTCTATGCGCCGGCGCTCGGCGAGGTTTTTCAGGCAACCCGCGACAGCGAGGCGCGAAAGAACGGTGCCGCGATCGCTGTGCGCGTGCCCGAGCGTCACCGGACGCTGAAGGTGGCGATGGCCGAGGACCTGGTCGGCAGGTTGGCTTCGCCCTATCGCGAAGAAATGGTGCGGATCCCGCATGTGCCGTCGCTTGCATACCGGCTGGCGATGATCGCGGATGGACGGTTAGACGGAACGATCGTCAAGAAGAACTCGCACGACTGGGATCTTGCCGCTGCCGACCTCATCCTTGCACGGGCGGGCGGTGCGGTCTGCGGGCTCGACGGCCTGCCCTTGTCCTATAATCGCCCCATTGTCACGCATGGCATTCTTGGCGCAGCCTCGAGGCCGGTGCTTCCAGCCTTGCTGGCCGCCTCCCGCCCGTTGGAGCCCCATTGA
- a CDS encoding DUF2093 domain-containing protein, giving the protein MMNRFEGSPSREAKIRYLDGDFQIVLAGSHVVCAMTGKAIPVDELRYWSVARQEPYVDAAASLDAEKRAGALPNQRR; this is encoded by the coding sequence ATGATGAACCGATTTGAAGGAAGTCCCTCGCGCGAGGCGAAGATCCGCTATCTCGACGGCGACTTCCAGATCGTGCTCGCCGGATCACACGTCGTATGTGCCATGACGGGCAAAGCGATCCCCGTGGACGAATTGCGCTACTGGAGCGTTGCCCGGCAGGAACCCTATGTCGACGCGGCTGCCTCCCTCGACGCGGAAAAACGCGCCGGTGCGCTTCCCAATCAGCGACGCTGA
- the waaA gene encoding lipid IV(A) 3-deoxy-D-manno-octulosonic acid transferase — MSSLRARLALSSYRWIGTGIYPLVWSYLAIRAAKGKEDPTRRRERYGYASAPRPQGPLVWFHAASVGETAAVTPLIKEIRRRGIAVVLTTGTTTSARVAAERLGSAVVHQYVPLDFKPAVSRFLDYWEPDLAIIAESEIWPMTIVELGSRHIPQVLVNGRLSDRTFARWKKRPSLAEALFEKLALVIAQSDVDADRFRTLGALPVMVSGNLKVDTDAPPHDPKALKEYRQQIGARKTWAAISTFEGEENAAATVHRALKDRTGLLTIVVPRHPERCDAIEAALVAKGLKVARRTRNDPLTPDVDIFLGDTIGEMGLYLRLTEVAFVGRSLFAEGGQNPLEPAMLGCAVLSGGNVQNFRETYQMLAKNGSAKIVRDVEMLAKGVNYLLGNDDMRRSMIDAGLESVQQMRGALTATIKGLEPYINPLVVKARLEPRVEG; from the coding sequence ATGAGTAGCCTTCGTGCACGGCTTGCACTTTCCAGCTATCGCTGGATCGGGACGGGGATCTATCCCTTGGTCTGGTCCTACCTCGCCATACGCGCAGCGAAAGGCAAGGAGGACCCGACGCGCCGCCGCGAGCGCTACGGCTATGCGAGCGCGCCGCGTCCGCAAGGACCGCTTGTCTGGTTCCATGCCGCCAGCGTCGGGGAAACGGCGGCCGTCACACCGCTGATTAAGGAAATCCGCCGCCGCGGCATCGCCGTGGTGCTGACCACCGGTACGACGACGTCGGCCCGCGTAGCCGCTGAGCGACTCGGTTCTGCCGTCGTGCACCAATATGTGCCGCTTGATTTCAAGCCTGCAGTGAGCCGCTTTCTCGACTATTGGGAGCCGGATCTGGCGATCATTGCGGAATCGGAAATCTGGCCGATGACGATCGTCGAACTCGGCAGCCGGCACATTCCGCAGGTCCTGGTGAACGGCCGTCTTTCGGACCGGACCTTCGCGCGCTGGAAAAAAAGGCCCTCGCTCGCCGAGGCGCTCTTCGAGAAACTGGCGCTGGTCATTGCGCAATCCGACGTGGATGCGGACCGTTTTCGCACGCTCGGCGCGCTTCCGGTCATGGTTTCCGGCAATCTCAAGGTCGACACCGACGCCCCGCCGCATGATCCGAAGGCGCTCAAGGAGTATCGGCAGCAGATCGGCGCGCGCAAGACCTGGGCGGCGATCTCCACCTTCGAGGGCGAGGAGAATGCCGCGGCGACGGTTCACCGTGCATTGAAGGACAGGACCGGTCTCCTGACGATCGTCGTTCCGCGCCATCCCGAGCGATGCGACGCGATCGAGGCAGCGCTGGTCGCCAAGGGCTTGAAGGTCGCGCGCCGGACGCGCAACGATCCGCTAACGCCGGACGTCGACATCTTCCTCGGCGACACGATCGGTGAAATGGGCCTCTATCTACGCCTGACCGAGGTTGCCTTCGTGGGTCGCTCGCTCTTTGCCGAAGGTGGACAGAATCCGCTGGAGCCGGCCATGCTCGGCTGTGCGGTTCTTTCTGGTGGCAATGTCCAGAATTTCCGCGAAACCTATCAGATGCTTGCCAAGAACGGCAGCGCCAAGATCGTGCGCGATGTCGAGATGCTGGCCAAGGGCGTCAACTATCTGCTCGGCAACGACGACATGCGTCGCTCGATGATCGACGCCGGCCTCGAAAGCGTGCAGCAGATGCGTGGCGCGCTGACGGCGACGATCAAGGGTCTCGAGCCCTATATCAACCCGCTGGTCGTGAAGGCACGGCTGGAGCCGCGCGTCGAAGGCTGA
- the lpxK gene encoding tetraacyldisaccharide 4'-kinase, with amino-acid sequence MVSEAPPFWWTKADWRAYALWPVSWVYGRIAGMRMDRARRASAPVPLICVGNFTVGGAGKTPTAIALARAAKAKGLKPGFLSRGYGGSLDVTTVVDPHHHRARDVGDEPLLLAREALTVVCRRRVEGARKLAAEGADIIIMDDGFQSARLAFDFALLVVDSGRGIGNGHLVPSGPVRAPIGDQLRHATALLKIGSGSAADPLVRRAARAGKPVYAAETIRVDEGQLAGVKVLAWAGIADPEKFFRTVRETGAMIEETRSFPDHHHFSDDEIADLLDRAATQGYTLVTTSKDLVRLEPGHGRAGELAAKSKVIEIDVRFDDPSVPGKVIDRTLAAARTRKLREAKAITP; translated from the coding sequence ATGGTTTCTGAAGCGCCACCGTTCTGGTGGACCAAGGCCGATTGGCGCGCCTATGCGCTTTGGCCGGTTTCCTGGGTTTATGGCCGCATCGCCGGAATGCGCATGGATAGAGCCCGCCGCGCCTCGGCGCCGGTGCCACTCATCTGCGTCGGCAACTTCACAGTCGGGGGAGCAGGAAAGACGCCGACCGCTATTGCGCTTGCCCGAGCCGCCAAGGCGAAGGGGTTGAAGCCGGGCTTCTTGAGTCGCGGTTATGGCGGCTCGCTGGACGTCACAACTGTCGTCGATCCGCATCACCACCGTGCCCGCGACGTCGGCGACGAGCCGCTGCTGCTCGCCCGCGAAGCCTTGACCGTCGTCTGCCGACGCCGCGTCGAGGGCGCACGCAAGCTCGCTGCCGAGGGCGCCGACATCATCATCATGGACGACGGCTTCCAGAGCGCGCGGCTTGCATTCGACTTCGCCTTGCTTGTGGTCGATTCCGGGCGAGGCATCGGCAATGGACATCTGGTTCCCTCGGGGCCGGTTCGCGCGCCAATCGGCGACCAACTTCGCCACGCAACAGCGCTCCTCAAGATCGGCAGCGGTTCGGCGGCCGATCCCCTGGTCCGCCGGGCCGCTCGGGCGGGCAAGCCCGTCTACGCGGCTGAAACCATCCGGGTCGACGAGGGTCAACTCGCAGGCGTCAAGGTTCTTGCCTGGGCCGGTATCGCGGATCCGGAGAAGTTCTTCCGGACCGTGCGCGAGACGGGCGCGATGATCGAGGAGACGCGGAGCTTTCCCGATCATCACCACTTCTCCGACGATGAAATTGCCGACCTGCTCGATCGCGCCGCGACCCAGGGCTATACGCTGGTCACCACGTCGAAGGACCTGGTGCGTCTCGAACCTGGCCATGGCCGGGCGGGAGAACTGGCGGCCAAGAGCAAGGTGATCGAAATCGACGTGCGCTTCGACGACCCGTCGGTGCCCGGCAAAGTCATCGACCGCACGCTTGCCGCCGCGCGAACGCGCAAGCTGCGGGAGGCCAAGGCAATCACTCCGTGA
- a CDS encoding LysR substrate-binding domain-containing protein has product MENLRRLLPSAASLIVFEAAGRHQNFTRAANELGMTQAAVSYAIRGLEDQLGVPLFHRVHRAVELTEAGEKFHADVSVGLSRIQKSAEDIRSKGRETNVTLAASTAFTSMWMLPRLNRLREDLPEIDLRIQTSVRDLDLDDEPIPLGIRGGDPGHWPRYHAALLAEEVVNAVATPAYIEAHGLPETPADLLRHNLIHLEEPVRRACDWTEWFASASLAYPAQGRRLSINDYVLVIQAVLAGEGIALGWEHLIERQVRSGALVPVGGHVLKTGHAFYVVWPRSRELNSQARRIRDWLLDEGLRDRSDAGGADESYRQRDAATSR; this is encoded by the coding sequence ATGGAAAACCTGCGCCGCCTCCTTCCCTCCGCCGCCAGCCTCATCGTTTTCGAGGCGGCCGGCCGCCATCAGAATTTCACCCGTGCCGCCAACGAACTCGGGATGACGCAAGCAGCCGTATCCTACGCCATCCGCGGCCTCGAGGACCAACTTGGCGTGCCGCTGTTTCACCGCGTGCACCGGGCGGTCGAATTGACCGAGGCCGGCGAGAAATTCCATGCGGATGTCTCGGTCGGCCTGTCGCGGATCCAGAAATCAGCCGAAGATATCCGCTCGAAGGGCCGCGAGACGAACGTTACGCTCGCAGCTTCCACCGCTTTCACCTCGATGTGGATGCTTCCACGGCTGAATCGGCTGCGGGAAGACTTGCCGGAAATCGATCTCCGCATCCAGACCAGCGTGCGCGATCTCGACCTCGATGACGAGCCTATTCCCTTGGGCATCCGCGGCGGTGACCCTGGTCACTGGCCCCGCTATCATGCGGCTCTTCTGGCCGAGGAAGTGGTCAATGCCGTCGCGACACCCGCCTATATCGAGGCGCACGGCCTGCCGGAAACGCCGGCCGACCTGTTGCGACACAATCTGATCCATCTCGAGGAACCCGTCCGGCGGGCTTGCGATTGGACAGAGTGGTTCGCGAGTGCGAGCCTTGCCTACCCGGCCCAGGGACGACGGCTGTCGATCAACGACTACGTGCTGGTGATCCAGGCAGTGCTTGCCGGCGAAGGAATCGCGCTCGGCTGGGAACACTTGATCGAGCGGCAGGTCCGTTCCGGTGCGCTTGTTCCGGTGGGCGGGCACGTCCTGAAGACCGGGCATGCATTCTACGTCGTCTGGCCGCGATCGCGCGAACTCAACAGCCAGGCACGGCGCATCAGGGACTGGCTCTTGGACGAGGGATTGCGTGACCGCTCCGATGCGGGCGGCGCCGATGAAAGCTACCGTCAGCGGGATGCTGCAACGTCCCGATAG
- a CDS encoding DUF4170 domain-containing protein, with protein MAQDSAKKQRLHLVFGGELTTLTNVQFRDLEKLDIVGIFPDYNSAHAAWKAKAQMTVDNAHMRYFIVHMHRLLDPEND; from the coding sequence ATGGCTCAAGACTCCGCGAAAAAGCAACGTTTGCACCTCGTCTTCGGCGGCGAGCTGACAACGCTTACCAACGTCCAGTTCCGCGATCTGGAAAAGCTCGATATCGTCGGCATCTTTCCCGACTACAACAGCGCTCATGCTGCCTGGAAGGCCAAGGCGCAGATGACGGTCGACAACGCCCATATGCGTTATTTCATCGTCCACATGCATCGCCTGCTCGATCCGGAAAATGATTGA
- a CDS encoding response regulator, with amino-acid sequence MSDVASGGADINRIILESSCDALGLALLVCGRDDTILFASPSILQFFPVPARLLTPGTRLRDFLGAVYDTGVRPGTLPENSRRRANREDWIAEHMALHWRERYESVERAGRTRWVSLRKRRLSSGIGILSVIDVSEQKKRDEQLQTDLERVELTEEILDAQPNPICIKDRNLNYIAVNKAFCTIHELSQDAILGRSAWDLVDAELAERFEQSDRSVLETGKPHSEAEHIVRADGNDLWVVTRKYRIGMPGRHFVVTCMNDVTDIAAWYHGTGDNTGSSGLQILDYSIFAPAQNFYDPFRALNVQQLVEAGSMIETLPARGLRVLLATGDRDAEQRLVARLRGSGLDACAVRNGNELEAFALAADRSGVKLDILVLDGAFPDVERVLAGWHASPVLKVSTDIDAGNLLAEIFRVCAERPQPRSSVPQADWGISFEGDVATGTHAPDIEVLVAEDNQINQFVFAQILEGLGVSHRIAANGREALELWHELQPALVLMDISMPVMNGFDAAVAIRDAEKGTGRRTPIIAVTAQALDIDLRQCEASGMDDHIMKPVSPDMIEAVLRKYMPAGNMRAAG; translated from the coding sequence ATGAGCGATGTGGCGTCGGGCGGCGCAGACATCAACAGGATCATTCTCGAGTCGAGCTGCGATGCACTTGGCCTCGCTTTGCTTGTCTGCGGTCGAGACGATACGATCTTGTTCGCCAGCCCCTCGATCCTGCAGTTCTTTCCGGTACCAGCCCGCCTGTTGACGCCCGGCACTCGCCTCCGCGACTTTCTCGGCGCAGTCTACGATACGGGTGTGCGCCCAGGGACATTGCCTGAGAACAGCCGAAGACGAGCGAACAGGGAAGACTGGATCGCCGAGCACATGGCGCTTCATTGGCGCGAGCGCTACGAGAGTGTCGAGCGGGCCGGTCGCACGCGCTGGGTCTCGTTGCGCAAGCGCCGGCTGTCGAGCGGTATCGGCATATTGTCCGTCATCGATGTTTCCGAACAGAAGAAGCGCGACGAACAGCTTCAGACCGACCTCGAACGCGTGGAATTGACGGAAGAAATCCTCGACGCGCAGCCCAACCCAATCTGCATCAAGGATCGAAACCTCAACTACATCGCCGTCAACAAGGCGTTCTGCACGATCCATGAGCTTTCCCAGGACGCGATTCTCGGGCGCTCCGCGTGGGATCTCGTCGATGCCGAACTGGCGGAGCGGTTCGAACAGTCGGACCGATCGGTGCTCGAAACCGGCAAGCCGCATTCGGAAGCCGAGCACATCGTTCGTGCCGACGGCAATGATCTTTGGGTCGTGACGCGCAAATATCGTATCGGCATGCCCGGCCGTCATTTTGTCGTGACCTGCATGAACGACGTCACCGATATCGCGGCCTGGTATCACGGTACGGGCGACAACACGGGTAGCAGCGGCCTCCAGATTCTGGACTACAGCATTTTTGCGCCGGCACAGAATTTCTACGATCCCTTCCGGGCGTTGAATGTACAGCAGCTGGTCGAGGCGGGTTCGATGATCGAGACCCTGCCCGCGCGCGGACTGCGCGTGCTGCTTGCGACAGGCGACCGAGACGCGGAGCAGCGGCTCGTGGCGCGCCTGCGCGGTTCCGGTCTCGACGCCTGCGCCGTGCGCAACGGCAACGAGCTTGAGGCTTTCGCGCTGGCCGCCGACCGTTCCGGGGTAAAGCTCGACATCCTGGTGCTCGATGGCGCATTCCCGGACGTCGAGCGTGTCCTTGCGGGCTGGCATGCAAGCCCCGTCCTCAAGGTTTCCACCGACATCGATGCCGGCAACCTGCTTGCGGAGATCTTTCGCGTTTGCGCCGAGCGTCCGCAGCCGCGGTCGTCGGTTCCGCAAGCGGACTGGGGGATCTCCTTCGAAGGCGACGTTGCGACCGGGACGCACGCGCCGGATATCGAAGTGTTGGTCGCCGAGGACAATCAGATCAATCAGTTCGTCTTCGCCCAGATACTGGAGGGGCTCGGGGTTTCGCACCGGATCGCCGCGAATGGCAGGGAGGCATTGGAGCTCTGGCACGAACTTCAGCCGGCATTGGTTCTCATGGACATATCGATGCCGGTGATGAACGGCTTCGACGCCGCAGTCGCCATCCGCGACGCCGAAAAGGGGACAGGGCGGCGGACTCCGATCATCGCGGTGACGGCGCAGGCGCTCGACATCGACCTTAGGCAATGCGAAGCGTCGGGGATGGATGACCACATCATGAAGCCGGTGAGCCCGGACATGATCGAGGCTGTACTTAGAAAATACATGCCGGCGGGGAACATGCGTGCCGCCGGCTAA